The Neodiprion fabricii isolate iyNeoFabr1 chromosome 4, iyNeoFabr1.1, whole genome shotgun sequence genome window below encodes:
- the LOC124179603 gene encoding leucine-rich repeat and immunoglobulin-like domain-containing nogo receptor-interacting protein 1: MRNVLLLLVTLVTSNLANFCGSNGPGRSMFVCRNASLANLAEVPRYTYRIKFVNSNIRDIPEGTFTEFHQLKSLSFVNCSVNNIEGFAFRGLLNLKILNLSRNALTTIGTNVFSGLKSLEKLDLANNMIRSIEEGSFTNVSNIGLLDLRYNDLTRIDVAILRPLSAASTLDLRFNKLRCVSLSIFNVTRVKWIYIGDNPWNKTCWSELTQCLYNFGIYYGRNLAFDSLTEDRLSWKVSDRNGREPLSKELAEEQANIVKEAEGWKKFYESILRELADEQQRLEDIAMAAKYSEEILSQETNAEENSDSGWLQYGRNFIVWILGVCKIIPFV; this comes from the coding sequence ATGCGAAACGTACTTCTTTTGCTTGTAACCCTCGTGACGTCCAATTTAGCCAATTTTTGCGGTAGCAATGGTCCCGGAAGATCGATGTTCGTTTGTCGTAATGCGAGTCTCGCTAATCTCGCTGAAGTACCGAGGTACACTTACCGGATCAAATTCGTCAACTCGAATATACGGGATATCCCAGAAGGTACGTTCACGGAATTTCATCAGCTAAAATCCCTGAGTTTCGTCAACTGCTCAGTCAACAACATCGAAGGCTTTGCATTCAGGGGTCTTTTGAATCTAAAAATCCTCAACTTGTCCAGAAACGCCTTAACGACGATTGGAACGAACGTATTCTCCGGATTGAAGAGTTTGGAAAAACTTGATCTTGCCAATAATATGATCCGGTCTATCGAGGAAGGAAGTTTCACCAACGTATCAAATATCGGGCTGCTGGATCTACGATATAATGACTTAACGCGTATAGACGTTGCAATTCTCCGCCCACTCTCGGCGGCCTCCACCCTCGATTTACGGTTCAATAAACTGCGATGCGTTTCATTGAGCATTTTTAACGTAACAAGAGTGAAGTGGATTTACATTGGAGACAATCCATGGAACAAGACATGCTGGTCCGAATTAACTCAGTGCCTTTACAACTTTGGTATTTACTACGGAAGAAATCTGGCTTTCGACTCACTCACGGAGGACAGGCTGTCCTGGAAGGTCTCTGATCGAAATGGACGCGAACCTCTGTCGAAGGAGCTGGCTGAAGAACAAGCAAACATTGTCAAAGAGGCTGAAGGGTGGAAGAAATTctacgaatcaattcttcgGGAACTCGCTGACGAACAGCAGAGACTCGAGGATATTGCCATGGCTGCAAAATATTCTGAAGAAATTTTGTCGCAAGAAACAAATGCCGAAGAGAACTCTGATTCCGGGTGGCTGCAGTATGGACGTAACTTCATTGTGTGGATTCTTGGTGTGTGCAAGATAATACCTTTCGTCTAG